A window of Methanolobus sediminis contains these coding sequences:
- the hxlB gene encoding 6-phospho-3-hexuloisomerase: MKEIQLSECNYLTSSILLMADHLKNVANKLDEYSVRQMLEDITGAKRVFVMGAGRSGLVGRAFAMRLMHLGLTSHVVGETTTPAVTKDDVVIAISGSGKTRSVVNLGKVTKDIGAKLIAITSNKESTLGEMSDTVIVLPGRTKDDAGGYDERHMRGEYTYLTPLGTSFETSSNVFLDAVVSELIYITGASQEDLTSRYTNIE; the protein is encoded by the coding sequence ATGAAAGAAATCCAATTAAGTGAATGTAACTACTTAACTTCTTCTATTTTATTAATGGCTGACCACCTTAAAAATGTAGCAAACAAACTTGACGAGTATTCTGTCAGGCAAATGCTTGAAGATATCACGGGTGCCAAGCGTGTCTTTGTAATGGGTGCAGGACGTTCCGGTCTTGTAGGCAGGGCTTTTGCCATGAGACTTATGCACCTTGGTCTTACATCTCATGTTGTGGGAGAAACCACAACTCCTGCTGTGACCAAAGATGATGTCGTTATAGCAATATCAGGTTCAGGTAAGACTCGCTCCGTTGTAAATCTGGGAAAAGTTACCAAAGATATTGGTGCGAAACTTATTGCCATTACATCTAATAAGGAATCAACTCTTGGTGAGATGTCAGACACAGTAATTGTTCTTCCGGGAAGAACAAAGGATGATGCAGGTGGCTATGATGAACGTCACATGCGTGGCGAATATACTTATCTTACTCCACTTGGCACTTCATTTGAAACGTCTTCAAACGTGTTCCTTGATGCTGTAGTTTCTGAGCTTATATACATAACAGGTGCTTCTCAAGAAGATCTCACCTCAAGATATACAAATATTGAATAA
- a CDS encoding MFS transporter has translation MENKNNSKKESISHKKGHGISYKWTALLTVALASLMATINSSIILISLPAIFNGIHLNPMEPDAFQYLLWILMGYGLVMATILLSIGRLADIYGRVRLFRLGFFIFMIGSVMLYLTPGTGSIGAIELILFRFVQAVGGALTMANGPAIITDVFPTSERGKALGINMVALMSGQFIGLLLGGILVTYNWRYVFLVNIPFALVGTVWAYWKMEELSFKAKKTSIDILGNVFFIGGLTSLLVGVTYGLMPYEHNGITDAMGWNSPLVLITLTIGVILLLAFPFVERRAKNPMFRFEFFKIKAFAFANLASFTAAIARGGIMFMLILLLQGIWLPLHGYSFEETPLWAGIYMLPLTVGFIIMGPISGILSDKYGPRWIATSGMALVTVVFLGLALLPYNFDYWELGILIFLMGIGNGMFSSPNSSSIMNSVPAEDRGVASGMMSTLMNSAMTLSMALFFTIVIVGLQGTFPSAIHESFTSFASTQTGPVLQNLADQMAEMSPTNALFSAFLGYNPMGTVLNVMDNSIVASIPQSVVETLTGNYWFPETLQQAFMPALRVSFFIGAFLSAIAALLSAMRGQHYVHDIHNEIEN, from the coding sequence TTGGAAAATAAAAACAATTCAAAAAAAGAGAGCATTTCTCATAAAAAGGGACATGGCATCTCATACAAGTGGACGGCACTCCTTACCGTAGCACTTGCATCACTTATGGCCACCATCAACAGCAGTATTATACTTATCTCACTTCCTGCCATTTTCAACGGAATTCACTTAAATCCAATGGAACCGGACGCATTCCAGTATCTGCTATGGATACTAATGGGCTATGGACTTGTAATGGCTACAATTCTTCTCAGTATCGGAAGGCTTGCCGATATTTACGGAAGAGTAAGACTTTTCAGACTTGGATTTTTCATATTCATGATCGGATCGGTCATGCTTTATCTTACACCTGGAACCGGCAGTATCGGAGCGATTGAACTTATACTCTTCAGGTTCGTGCAGGCAGTAGGTGGTGCACTGACAATGGCTAACGGTCCGGCCATAATCACCGATGTCTTCCCCACCAGCGAAAGGGGAAAAGCACTTGGTATCAATATGGTAGCCCTGATGTCAGGCCAGTTTATCGGACTCCTGCTTGGAGGCATACTGGTCACGTATAACTGGCGCTATGTTTTCCTTGTAAACATTCCGTTCGCTCTTGTTGGAACCGTCTGGGCATACTGGAAAATGGAAGAACTTTCTTTCAAGGCAAAAAAGACAAGCATCGATATTCTTGGAAATGTATTCTTCATCGGTGGATTGACATCACTTCTGGTGGGTGTCACCTACGGCCTGATGCCTTACGAACATAACGGGATTACGGATGCAATGGGCTGGAATAGTCCACTGGTGCTAATTACCCTTACAATCGGAGTAATACTGCTTCTTGCATTCCCATTTGTAGAACGCAGGGCAAAGAACCCTATGTTCCGCTTTGAGTTCTTCAAGATAAAGGCTTTTGCTTTTGCAAACCTTGCAAGTTTCACAGCGGCTATTGCACGTGGAGGCATAATGTTCATGCTGATTTTGTTGCTTCAGGGAATATGGCTGCCACTTCATGGATATAGTTTTGAGGAAACACCACTCTGGGCTGGTATATACATGCTGCCGTTAACGGTTGGTTTTATCATAATGGGCCCGATATCAGGAATTCTTTCAGATAAATACGGACCCCGATGGATAGCTACTTCCGGAATGGCACTTGTGACAGTGGTATTCCTGGGCCTTGCACTGCTGCCTTACAATTTCGATTATTGGGAACTTGGTATTCTTATCTTCCTTATGGGAATAGGTAACGGGATGTTCAGTTCACCCAACAGTTCATCCATAATGAACTCGGTACCAGCTGAAGACAGGGGAGTTGCTTCAGGCATGATGTCAACCCTGATGAACTCAGCTATGACATTGAGTATGGCACTATTCTTCACTATTGTGATTGTAGGTCTTCAGGGAACGTTCCCAAGTGCAATACATGAGTCATTTACAAGTTTTGCATCGACACAGACTGGTCCTGTCCTGCAGAACCTTGCAGATCAGATGGCAGAAATGTCCCCGACCAATGCATTGTTCTCAGCTTTCCTTGGATACAATCCAATGGGTACTGTTCTCAATGTTATGGACAACAGTATCGTAGCCTCTATACCACAATCTGTGGTCGAGACTTTGACTGGTAACTATTGGTTCCCGGAAACACTGCAACAGGCTTTCATGCCAGCACTCAGGGTATCTTTCTTCATAGGTGCTTTCCTTTCCGCTATCGCAGCTCTGCTATCAGCAATGAGAGGCCAGCACTATGTGCATGATATCCACAACGAGATAGAGAACTAA
- a CDS encoding PadR family transcriptional regulator, producing MISKKSIHGYEIIKTIETSSKGKWKPSNGSIYPILDYLVSEGYVLSEEIDRKKVYTITPEGSVALEEMTQKKAELLNEISMLIDSITEG from the coding sequence GTGATCAGTAAGAAGAGCATTCATGGCTATGAGATCATCAAGACCATCGAAACATCTTCTAAAGGAAAATGGAAACCAAGTAACGGTTCTATCTATCCGATATTGGATTATCTGGTATCTGAAGGATATGTTCTGAGTGAAGAAATAGATCGTAAGAAAGTCTATACGATCACACCTGAAGGATCAGTCGCTTTAGAAGAAATGACCCAGAAAAAAGCTGAGCTTCTTAATGAAATATCTATGCTTATCGATAGCATCACAGAAGGTTAA
- a CDS encoding DUF3737 family protein: MSQKTNAFKDLILDEERALYAIQNATISHCTFDGPADGESALKESADICVSDCDFRLRYPFWHVKNAQVENIRMTDTCRAALWYSEQVTIKDSDMGGIKAVRECKDITIENSTIVSPEFGWLSHGLVIKNSELESEYPFFYSTDILLDNFTLSGKYSFQYVENVEIRNSNLDTKDAFWHSKNVTVSDSIVKGEYLGWYSENLKLVRCKIIGTQPLCYAKGLVLEDCEMIDCDLSFEYSDVNATITGLITSVKNPRSGYIIADSIDEVIFDDNKVADGSCVIEIREELNKEEIRNSDTYNENILNNKDAPVQET; this comes from the coding sequence ATGAGTCAAAAAACTAATGCATTTAAGGACTTGATATTGGATGAAGAGCGTGCTCTGTATGCCATACAGAACGCTACGATCTCTCACTGTACCTTTGATGGTCCTGCAGATGGCGAGTCTGCTTTGAAGGAAAGCGCAGACATATGCGTTTCAGATTGTGACTTCAGACTTCGTTATCCATTCTGGCATGTAAAAAATGCTCAGGTCGAAAATATTCGAATGACGGATACATGCCGTGCTGCATTATGGTACAGCGAACAGGTAACAATAAAAGATAGTGATATGGGAGGCATCAAAGCTGTAAGGGAATGTAAGGATATCACCATTGAAAACTCTACTATAGTATCACCTGAGTTTGGATGGTTATCACACGGACTGGTGATTAAGAATTCAGAACTCGAGTCTGAATATCCATTCTTCTACAGCACAGATATCCTGCTTGATAACTTTACATTAAGTGGTAAATACTCATTTCAGTATGTAGAGAATGTCGAGATCAGAAATTCCAATCTGGATACAAAAGATGCTTTCTGGCACAGCAAGAATGTCACAGTTTCAGACAGTATCGTTAAAGGCGAATATCTTGGCTGGTACTCTGAAAATCTCAAGCTTGTCCGTTGTAAAATAATCGGAACCCAACCACTTTGTTATGCAAAAGGTCTGGTCCTTGAAGATTGCGAGATGATCGATTGTGATCTTTCATTTGAATACAGCGATGTCAATGCTACAATAACAGGTCTGATAACAAGTGTTAAAAATCCACGTAGCGGATATATTATTGCTGATTCCATTGACGAAGTAATATTCGATGACAATAAAGTGGCAGACGGTTCATGTGTGATAGAAATCCGGGAAGAATTGAATAAAGAAGAAATTCGAAATTCAGATACTTATAATGAAAATATACTGAACAATAAGGATGCGCCTGTTCAGGAAACATAA
- a CDS encoding cyclophilin-like fold protein: MKITPEHNDRTKMMLICLGVFLLAFVAIGCIEQNNMDQNTIDNQSENEQNEAIQEEEETKMQISVQANGNTTIFELNDGNAAKDLYEQLPLTIDVEDFSNNEKIFYPPKKLGTTNTPMANAKAGTLAYYAPWGDVVMFYQKFGSAGGLYELGNVVSGGEHIKNMSGTILIEKV; this comes from the coding sequence ATGAAAATCACTCCGGAACATAATGATAGAACAAAAATGATGCTAATTTGTTTGGGAGTATTTTTACTGGCATTTGTAGCGATTGGATGTATTGAACAAAATAACATGGATCAAAACACCATCGACAATCAATCAGAAAATGAACAGAATGAAGCCATCCAGGAAGAGGAGGAAACAAAAATGCAGATCAGTGTTCAAGCAAATGGAAATACAACGATCTTTGAGCTCAATGATGGAAATGCTGCAAAAGATCTCTATGAACAATTACCCTTAACGATCGATGTTGAAGATTTCAGCAATAATGAAAAGATATTCTATCCACCAAAAAAGCTCGGTACAACTAACACACCTATGGCAAATGCAAAAGCCGGAACTCTTGCATATTATGCTCCATGGGGAGACGTGGTAATGTTTTATCAGAAATTCGGCTCTGCAGGCGGTTTGTACGAATTAGGTAATGTCGTATCAGGCGGCGAGCATATCAAAAATATGTCAGGCACAATACTCATAGAAAAAGTGTAA
- a CDS encoding MFS transporter, which produces MTKKLNLNERWTGFIAGTVSLVVVYAASSAPIPLLNTYLRTLDLTSGDLSMTAVAYFVGCVISLLTFARVSNHLGRRPVSLATLALSAIACIIFIYVQNAPMLLTGRFVQGIASGLASSTITAYTVDNAPASPKWLSAAVISGAPVIGLSAGAFGAGVIKEYNLGSMSFTYEIFIVVLAFCAMLVAAGPETVTRTRGVITSMVPRISIPRNIYYLLPAAISIFVGTWAIGGFYQAFSSTMAADLLNSNSIIVAAAVFACLMTPYAIGGWLSGRFEPDEAQRIGIVAFFLCIMAVIYSLKISIMIPFLIATVLAGISQGLGFTGSMRSLLDKTSQEDRAGLLSSIYLISYSGAAIPNLIVARLANGFTLFEIAVGYGLLVALACIISLFALSRNKRQHGLKG; this is translated from the coding sequence ATGACAAAAAAATTAAACTTGAATGAGAGATGGACAGGCTTTATAGCAGGAACTGTTTCTTTAGTTGTTGTATATGCTGCCTCGTCTGCTCCTATTCCTCTTTTAAACACGTATCTTCGGACCCTTGATCTTACAAGTGGAGATCTTTCCATGACAGCAGTTGCATACTTTGTTGGATGTGTAATATCACTGCTGACGTTTGCCAGAGTATCAAATCATTTAGGGCGGCGTCCGGTGTCACTTGCTACATTAGCACTTTCTGCAATTGCATGTATTATATTTATTTACGTTCAGAATGCACCAATGCTTTTGACTGGAAGATTTGTACAGGGAATTGCTTCCGGTCTGGCATCCAGTACAATTACTGCATATACTGTGGATAATGCACCAGCTTCTCCAAAATGGCTAAGCGCGGCAGTTATCAGTGGAGCACCTGTGATTGGGCTTTCAGCAGGTGCGTTTGGTGCCGGTGTTATAAAAGAGTACAATTTGGGCTCCATGTCATTCACATATGAGATATTCATTGTTGTGCTTGCTTTTTGTGCAATGCTGGTAGCAGCAGGTCCGGAGACAGTAACACGTACTAGGGGAGTTATCACTTCCATGGTTCCGCGAATATCCATACCCCGGAATATTTACTATCTTCTTCCGGCTGCAATTAGTATTTTTGTTGGAACCTGGGCTATTGGTGGATTTTATCAGGCTTTCAGTTCGACCATGGCAGCAGACCTGCTTAATTCAAATAGTATTATAGTAGCTGCAGCGGTGTTTGCCTGTTTGATGACGCCCTATGCCATAGGTGGCTGGTTAAGTGGACGTTTTGAACCTGATGAAGCTCAACGTATTGGAATAGTAGCCTTTTTCCTGTGTATTATGGCTGTCATTTATTCACTGAAGATCAGCATCATGATTCCTTTCTTAATTGCAACTGTGCTTGCGGGAATATCGCAGGGTTTAGGATTTACTGGAAGTATGCGGAGTTTGCTGGATAAGACCAGTCAGGAAGACAGAGCAGGGCTGCTTTCAAGTATTTATCTAATATCATATAGTGGTGCAGCCATCCCAAATCTGATCGTAGCACGGTTAGCCAATGGTTTCACTTTATTTGAAATCGCAGTTGGATACGGCCTGCTAGTAGCATTGGCTTGCATAATTTCACTCTTCGCTTTAAGCAGAAACAAGAGACAGCATGGTTTAAAAGGGTAA
- a CDS encoding alpha/beta hydrolase, translating into MMLTRSEVKKMKSENNNTNAVDPSGLTFTLSENVTAEEVRFKNKYGITVAAHLYLSKDIDTSKQYPAIIIGTPYGGVKEQGAGIYAQTLAQRGFVTMAFDESYNGESDGEPRHISSPDLFVEDFSAAVDFIGTRDFVDREKIGAIGICGSGAFSLTAAQVDPRIKAVATASMYDMSRMLRKGWMDSMTDEQRAETLVQLGEQRWTDFENGAPLLPEGFPREPADSVPEELDPITSEFFEYYAMKRGFHINAAAAFTVTSTMSFMNFPLLNYIDTISPRPILFIIGENAHSRYFSEDAYKMAAEPKELYIVPEARHIDLYDRTDMIPFDKLESFFKENLA; encoded by the coding sequence ATGATGCTTACGAGATCAGAGGTCAAAAAGATGAAATCAGAAAATAACAATACAAATGCTGTAGACCCTAGTGGTCTTACTTTTACACTGAGTGAAAATGTAACTGCAGAAGAAGTCAGATTCAAAAACAAATACGGGATCACAGTTGCAGCTCATCTGTACCTGTCAAAAGACATTGATACATCCAAACAATACCCTGCAATTATTATCGGAACTCCTTACGGTGGAGTTAAGGAGCAGGGTGCGGGTATCTATGCACAGACACTGGCACAGAGAGGTTTTGTTACCATGGCATTCGACGAGTCATATAACGGAGAAAGCGATGGAGAACCAAGACATATCTCATCTCCTGATCTGTTCGTTGAAGACTTCAGTGCAGCAGTTGACTTTATTGGAACAAGAGACTTTGTAGATAGGGAGAAGATCGGGGCGATCGGTATCTGCGGCAGTGGAGCATTTTCACTTACTGCAGCTCAGGTTGACCCACGTATCAAAGCAGTCGCTACTGCAAGTATGTATGATATGAGCAGAATGCTGCGTAAAGGATGGATGGATTCCATGACTGATGAACAGCGTGCTGAAACTCTGGTTCAGCTCGGCGAGCAGCGCTGGACAGATTTTGAAAATGGCGCTCCACTACTGCCTGAAGGATTCCCTCGTGAACCCGCAGATTCAGTTCCTGAAGAACTTGACCCGATCACAAGTGAATTCTTTGAATATTATGCAATGAAAAGAGGATTCCATATTAACGCAGCAGCAGCATTCACTGTCACAAGTACCATGTCATTCATGAACTTCCCTTTGCTGAACTACATTGACACAATTTCACCAAGGCCAATTCTGTTCATCATCGGCGAGAATGCTCACTCCAGGTATTTCAGTGAGGATGCCTATAAAATGGCTGCTGAGCCTAAAGAGCTCTACATTGTCCCAGAAGCAAGACACATCGATCTGTATGACAGGACCGATATGATCCCATTCGACAAACTGGAATCATTCTTCAAAGAAAATCTAGCTTAA
- a CDS encoding aldo/keto reductase has translation MEYRSLPNSNDKISTIGIGAGNLHESTSQEIVDIIDHAIENGINIIDAVMPTSKAAKPIAQALKGRRDEMNLQMHLGAVYPKGTYTRVRNLEKVQTGFEKELKKYGTDYADIGIIHCVDEVGDFEKIMSDGIFDYARKLKREGTIRYLGFSSHSPDICRLFLDTGEIDIFMFSLNAAYDFEPSEGKLVLSHKRMELYRECEKNGVGITVMKPYDGGKLLNAKTSPLNVEMSVNQCIQYALDRPAVLSCLAGVRSRDDLEEALNYFSASADERNYSFIGNLPHKNIQDTCIYCNHCQPCPSGIDIGSVNKYTDLAKAGDELAKDHYMKLSKNANDCTECGVCEENCPFHVDVRSRMKEARTYFSK, from the coding sequence ATGGAATACAGAAGTTTGCCAAATAGCAATGACAAAATAAGCACAATTGGCATTGGGGCAGGAAACCTGCATGAATCTACATCGCAGGAGATCGTAGACATCATCGATCATGCAATAGAAAATGGCATAAACATCATTGATGCGGTCATGCCCACTTCCAAAGCAGCAAAACCTATAGCACAGGCACTTAAAGGACGGCGGGATGAGATGAACCTGCAGATGCATCTGGGTGCTGTCTATCCTAAAGGGACATATACGAGGGTAAGAAATCTTGAAAAAGTACAGACCGGTTTTGAGAAGGAACTCAAAAAATACGGTACAGACTATGCTGACATCGGTATAATTCATTGTGTTGACGAAGTTGGTGATTTTGAAAAGATCATGTCAGACGGTATTTTTGACTATGCCCGAAAGCTAAAGCGCGAAGGAACAATTCGCTATCTTGGTTTTTCTTCACATTCCCCGGATATATGCAGACTCTTTCTCGATACGGGAGAGATCGATATTTTTATGTTCAGTCTTAATGCAGCCTATGATTTTGAACCCTCCGAAGGTAAGCTGGTCTTGTCCCACAAACGCATGGAACTCTATCGGGAATGTGAAAAAAACGGAGTCGGCATTACAGTAATGAAGCCTTATGATGGTGGAAAACTGCTGAATGCAAAAACATCTCCCTTAAACGTTGAAATGAGTGTCAACCAATGCATACAGTATGCTCTGGATCGTCCGGCTGTTCTCTCATGTCTGGCAGGTGTACGTTCCAGAGACGATCTGGAGGAAGCACTCAATTATTTCTCCGCTTCTGCTGATGAAAGGAACTATTCGTTTATCGGGAATCTTCCGCATAAAAACATACAGGACACCTGTATTTATTGCAATCACTGCCAACCCTGTCCATCTGGAATCGATATTGGTTCTGTGAACAAATATACGGATCTGGCAAAAGCAGGTGATGAACTCGCAAAAGACCATTACATGAAATTAAGCAAAAATGCAAACGATTGCACAGAATGTGGTGTTTGCGAAGAGAACTGTCCTTTCCATGTGGATGTCCGCAGCAGGATGAAAGAAGCCAGGACTTATTTTTCAAAATAA
- a CDS encoding aldo/keto reductase, with protein MLYRKMPKNGDELSILGFGCMRLASKEDGSIDEERATMQVRDAIDQGVNYVDTAWPYHMGASEPFLGRALADGYREKVKIATKLPSWLIEKREDMDYYLNAQLEKLNTDHIDYYLIHALVGDLWNNVDKLGVADFLDKAKADGRIINAGFSFHGASEDFNRIVDAYNWDFCQIQYNYLDEKNQAGKTGLEYAASKDLGVIIMEPLRGGSLTKTIPQAVEEIWNEAPIKRTPAEWALRWVWNHPEVTVVLSGMSEEAHVEENLRIAGEAHPDSLTEGEMQLVKRVENKYRELMKVECTGCQYCMPCPAGVNIPLCFEMYNNLYLEDDPDTVRFMYAARVGGAVGTGGEEFASLCVQCGQCLEKCPQHIDIPTVLGSVVEELEGSDLEQRATMAREMFKQV; from the coding sequence ATGTTATACAGAAAAATGCCAAAGAATGGAGACGAACTTTCTATTCTCGGATTCGGATGCATGCGTCTCGCATCAAAAGAAGACGGTAGTATTGATGAAGAAAGAGCTACCATGCAGGTACGTGATGCAATCGATCAGGGAGTGAACTATGTTGATACAGCCTGGCCATATCACATGGGAGCAAGCGAGCCTTTCCTTGGTCGTGCTCTTGCAGATGGATACCGTGAAAAAGTAAAGATAGCAACAAAACTTCCATCATGGCTTATAGAGAAACGTGAGGATATGGATTACTATCTGAACGCTCAGCTTGAGAAGTTGAACACCGACCATATAGACTATTACCTCATACACGCTCTTGTTGGCGACCTGTGGAACAATGTTGATAAATTAGGTGTAGCTGATTTCCTTGACAAAGCCAAAGCTGATGGTCGCATTATCAATGCAGGTTTTTCTTTCCACGGAGCATCAGAAGATTTCAACCGCATAGTAGATGCTTACAACTGGGATTTCTGCCAGATACAGTATAACTATCTGGATGAAAAGAACCAGGCAGGAAAAACCGGTCTGGAATATGCAGCCTCAAAAGATCTTGGAGTTATCATAATGGAGCCTCTTCGCGGAGGAAGCCTTACAAAAACTATACCTCAGGCGGTGGAAGAAATATGGAACGAGGCACCTATTAAAAGAACACCAGCAGAATGGGCTCTGCGTTGGGTTTGGAACCATCCGGAAGTTACGGTGGTCCTTTCAGGTATGAGCGAGGAAGCTCATGTTGAAGAGAATCTCAGGATTGCAGGAGAAGCACATCCAGATTCACTCACTGAAGGAGAAATGCAACTTGTGAAGAGAGTGGAAAATAAGTACCGTGAATTGATGAAGGTAGAATGTACCGGTTGCCAGTACTGCATGCCATGTCCGGCAGGTGTGAATATTCCACTTTGTTTTGAGATGTACAACAACCTTTACCTTGAGGACGATCCAGACACAGTAAGGTTCATGTATGCTGCACGTGTGGGCGGTGCTGTTGGTACAGGTGGAGAAGAGTTTGCCTCCCTGTGTGTCCAGTGTGGACAATGTCTTGAGAAATGTCCACAGCACATTGACATACCAACAGTTCTCGGATCGGTTGTAGAAGAATTGGAAGGTTCTGATCTTGAGCAGAGAGCCACCATGGCAAGGGAGATGTTCAAGCAGGTATAA
- a CDS encoding flavodoxin family protein: MKVIAINGSPRKNWNTATLLEHALKGAGSRGAETELIHLYDLDYKGCISCFACKRIGFQDGICTMKDDLKNVLEKIEEADVLIFGSPIYFGDVTGEMRSFLERLFFQYLVYDENYSVNCQKKTATAFMYTMNVNEQQMKMLGYDSSIFRNMEMQLQRFFGYTESLCAFDTYQFDDYSKYVSSAFNAEEKARRREEEFPKDCAKAFEMGVRFAEKASE, translated from the coding sequence ATGAAGGTAATAGCAATAAACGGAAGCCCTAGAAAGAACTGGAACACTGCAACACTTCTTGAGCATGCGCTTAAAGGAGCTGGATCCAGGGGTGCAGAAACAGAACTCATCCACCTATACGATCTGGATTATAAAGGATGTATAAGTTGCTTTGCCTGCAAGAGAATAGGCTTCCAAGATGGTATTTGTACTATGAAAGATGACCTGAAAAATGTCCTTGAGAAAATAGAAGAAGCTGATGTTCTTATTTTTGGTTCCCCTATTTACTTCGGTGATGTGACAGGAGAGATGAGGTCTTTCCTGGAAAGATTATTTTTCCAGTACCTTGTATATGATGAGAACTACTCTGTGAACTGTCAGAAAAAGACAGCTACTGCTTTTATGTACACCATGAATGTTAACGAGCAGCAGATGAAAATGCTGGGTTATGATTCTTCTATTTTCAGGAACATGGAAATGCAGCTACAGAGGTTTTTCGGATATACGGAATCACTATGCGCATTCGACACATATCAGTTCGATGATTACTCCAAATATGTTTCAAGTGCTTTCAATGCTGAAGAAAAAGCCAGGAGACGGGAAGAAGAGTTCCCAAAGGATTGTGCTAAAGCTTTTGAGATGGGAGTCCGATTCGCTGAAAAAGCATCGGAATAA
- the larB gene encoding nickel pincer cofactor biosynthesis protein LarB produces the protein MDLKTILDKLKNNELDIETAESDIRSMGYVPVTDIAKIDTFRKHRTGIMEAILAEGKDPADVVKIAKAQVAASGRVLITRLNDGHREMIQAMFNSDELEWDLHLKGVVVHNGTPVPRTGGVVAIITAGTADIDAAEEARMVAHEMGCDTVAIYDVGVAGFHRLVSEMQILKEKKPDSIVVAAGREGTLPTVVSGLMDVPVIGLPVSTGYGAGAKGEAALLSMLQSCSVLSVVNIDAGFVAGSFAARIANRVAEARQSNDKK, from the coding sequence ATGGATCTTAAAACTATATTAGATAAGCTGAAAAATAATGAACTTGATATTGAAACTGCAGAATCCGATATCCGTTCAATGGGTTATGTCCCGGTCACAGACATTGCCAAGATCGATACTTTCCGCAAGCATCGTACTGGCATAATGGAAGCTATCCTTGCAGAAGGCAAGGATCCTGCAGATGTTGTGAAAATTGCAAAAGCACAGGTTGCTGCAAGTGGAAGAGTTCTCATCACAAGGCTCAATGATGGTCACAGGGAAATGATCCAGGCCATGTTCAATTCTGATGAACTTGAATGGGACCTTCATTTAAAAGGTGTTGTAGTCCACAACGGTACACCTGTTCCAAGAACCGGAGGGGTCGTTGCGATAATAACAGCCGGTACAGCTGATATTGATGCAGCCGAAGAAGCAAGAATGGTTGCTCACGAAATGGGATGTGATACAGTTGCTATCTATGATGTAGGTGTTGCAGGATTCCACAGGCTGGTATCTGAAATGCAGATCCTTAAGGAAAAGAAACCCGATTCAATTGTCGTGGCAGCAGGAAGAGAAGGTACACTGCCAACAGTGGTTTCAGGTCTTATGGATGTACCTGTGATCGGACTGCCGGTTTCCACAGGTTATGGAGCCGGTGCAAAGGGCGAGGCTGCACTACTTTCCATGTTGCAGTCATGTTCCGTACTTTCAGTTGTCAACATAGATGCAGGATTTGTGGCAGGTTCCTTCGCTGCAAGAATTGCAAACAGGGTTGCTGAAGCAAGGCAAAGTAATGATAAAAAGTGA